The Prionailurus bengalensis isolate Pbe53 chromosome C2, Fcat_Pben_1.1_paternal_pri, whole genome shotgun sequence DNA segment AGACTGAAAAAGTGCTCATGGAATAAACACTATATTGTGCCATAAATCAACAAAATACAACTATGTCCCATGGACATGGTAGAGAAAATGGCAATTTGGAGGAAGTAGTGCTTCTAAAGGCTTTTTCTTGGGCAGCCTAGGTTTTTTTCACATTACTGAAAAGACCAAGTAATGCGGTTATTATGATTACTTTAATTCCTACAACCAAACTTTCCCTTAGGCATAGTTACATGTTCCCAAACTATTTTCTTCTGTCCACCATGCTGGCTTCGATACTGCATGGTCCACTGTCATCTTTTGGTCTTCCCTCTTCATAGTATACAGCAGCCTGAAGTTGCTATCCATTGAGAAGGTAGACCACTAATTCATAGGTGGCCATCATAATGGCTGTGTTTGGAATCTGTCTCACCAGATGAGTTGTTAGACCACGGTAAAGAGACCCATAACCTTCTTCTTGAACAACCAAAGACAGTGTCTGAAAAAAAGATCTATATTTTGTTCCCTCTTCACGTAGTCTTGTTCTTACGACTTCTGTTTAGGGgagaaaaagtcattttaaaacattagtgATATCTTTATACCCTCCTAATGCTGAGCATATCCCATTTGCCAGTCTTTTAAGTGTACACTTCGGATAAGGAGTGATTTTTAATGCATAACTGATTGAAACTGGTTACATTACAGTAACAccaaacttttttatttaaaaaaaaatttttttttaatgtttatttatttttgagagagacagagacagagcgtaagaggcagagaggcagagagaggagacacagagcccgaagcaggctccaggctctgagctgtcagcacagagcctgacgtggggctcgaactcacagaccgtgagatcaagacctgagcccaagtcggacgcccaaccaactgagccacccaggcgccccagtaacacCAAACTTCTAAGTCAGCTGGCTAAAATCACTAGTAGTAAGTGGTAATTATAACAGGTTCCTTAAtggtaaaagaataaaacagaagtatCCGTTGTATACTAATATAGACAAAGGGGAGAATAGATTTTGTAAGAAAAAGGtaaagagacaggaaaaggaatGTAGGTGGTATCAATGACGAATACACAAAGATATAGTGACAGAAAAGATTTTAAGTGGACCctacaatgaaaaaaagaacaactaatCTATTCACCACAACTAATCTATTTGGTCCACAAATGCCAACATGAAATTTCATGTTCATGAGGCTGGATATGTTCAAAATACTAGCCAATCAGCTGAAAGGTTCCATCTGGGAAGCAACTAAGCAAAAATTGTAAAGTTTTAGAGCTCTAAGAAATCTAAAAGATTACGTATAGTTAGTCCGTATTTCTTAGTTTTGAAAGATGAGGAATCAGGACTGCTGGGACAAGAATTCAGAGCTCTCTACTGAAGAGTCTGTTTTTCCAACACACTACTCCTGATGGGCCTGAGGGAAATGGCCTAGAGACATTTTCACTGCAAATGTGAATATCTGAAATCTCTTGTGtcctctcttaaaaattaatgccATTTACATATTCCACTccaaaatactatttataaattACCTCTTCTTGTAGTGACGTCATCTCACTGGAAGGAACAGGGTGCTTACAATTCTAAAATTCTGTCTCTCACCTTAGCAGGCCATGGTTCTAGGCATCCCATAGGAGCCAGAACCTAAACAATGCTGATACTGTCCTCTTTTGACTTCTCTTAAAGAAAGAAGTTAGGAACTTCCCTCAGGAAACTGAGAGAACTTCACAGTGCAAATTGGTTAGACTTGGTTTTACTCGTAAATTACATCTTACGAGTAAAATTCTCATTTTACTCATAGCCCTGTTTCATTTGTCTTGATACAGCTTTAATTACAGGGCTTTAGCTTCACAAGGGTGAAGCTAAATGCTCATCAGTGTAACAAGAGAGAAGCATTTAGATTAAAATGCCAAAGCGGGGGTGCCaggctgggtcagtcagtggagcatgcaattcttgatcttggggctgtgagttccagccccatactggatacagagattacttaaaaaataacaccttaaaagggcacctgggtggctcagtcggttaagcgtcctacttcagctcaggtcatgatctcatagctcatgtgttctgacagctcagagcctagagcctgctttggattctgtgtctccctctctctctgcccctcccttgctcaagctcaagctcaatctctctctctctcaaaaataaatgaacaaaaataatccTGAAgcaaaagaaaccccaaacaacaaaatcaaaggctacctttaaacaaaacaataaaaattacaaaaaaaaaacccaaaccctcaGCACATCGCAAGACGAATTCTTAAGTAATTTTGTTATCTATTAATGAAATACGCTAATACTGTAAAACTtcagagagaaataaatcatatatactTACTTGCCAAcatgaaataatgtaaaatagGCTGGCCTTTGGGATTACAGACCCAATTTCAAATTTGGGCTCCTCCACTAAAAAAGGTATGTGATCTGagtaagctgtgtgaccttggacaactcaatcttaacatttcttgtttcccatttgaaaataaagacaaattctgGGTATGTATTAGCATGCTTAGACTTCAACAGAGACGGTTAAGTACTTCACAGAAATTTTCTTGTAGATTAGCactaatgtatataaagtatCTAGCATACCATAACCGTAtccatagttttttttaatttaaagaaactttCCCAAAAGTCACCTGGCTATAATCTGACAGACTCTGGGCTGAAATGTGACTATCCAAAGCCCATGCTAAATCACCACCATGCTACTATAATATATACTGACCAATTAAAACCGTTACTTACAGATTTAATCCCATTATGATGAACTCCTAGGAAACCATATACTGTTTTACTGgaattcaataaaattataaatgtgctAATAAGTGGGCCATTGGCTGACACAGGAAAATTTCTAAATTAATAGAATTTTACTCCTATAAACTCAAACACCTCTTACCATGTGGATATGCTATAGTTGTGGCACAAGTTTTTGAGGTGGCAGCAGCTAGCATCATTCCCACAAAATCTGATGCTTCTTTTACAGActcttcatcattttccattgtAGAAGCAATCTTATATTCCAGTAGTTTTTGCTTAATACTTtcataaataacaaaatggataaCAGTCTCTGATATGCCAGCATATGAAGCAGACATGCCCCTATAAAATCCTTTAAGTCCATCTGTCTGATACACTTTACGAATACATTCAAAAGCGCCCATTCGTTTTTCCCCACGGTTCctgaaaagcaaaaaggaaaaatcttatTAATAAAGTAGTATAGGTTtttaaataaggtaaataaaGTATAGACGAAATCTGCCACTCCAGTACAGAATGATCCTCTGTAACTCATGAAGAAGtgaaaccaaaattttaaaacattcattttagaTTTCCTATTCTTCTGCCTGAACTTTGTCATATTAGATGGGTAACATGTAAATACTTTCTTTTACAAATGCAAAATACAGTATATTAAATCTTCAGTTTCATGTGCTCATTGAAGTTTGTATTGTAGGGATAAGCAACAAAATCCTTTAGTCCCAATACGCTGTGACTGCAGCTCAAGATAAAACAAACCGTCACATCACATTGAATCCAGTTCAAATGAGAAGATTTCTTCGGACTTAATAACATAAAAGAGTGATTGAGACACCAGTGATGACAGTGTATCATAAAGCAAGTACAATTAATCTAGTATCTGTACGTCTGAGGGATTCTTCCAAACCCACTCAGTTCTTCCCTAAAAATGACTATGTGAATTAAAGTCAAATTTCCTATGATCCTTTTAAGGCAACAGCCAGTATCATGGTGAAAAGTGAATGAGGATCTCTATAGTTATCAAGTAGTTATTGAGTACTGTGTCCAATAAAACTTCCTTAGTGCTACTTAATGGCACAGCATTTACTCTTACACATATACAATTCTGAGTTtgtaaaaatattactttatacTATGATTCTCCCAATAAAACCTTACCTATAAGAAATGGGTTTAAATGCTACctacagggaaaaaaatagaaaatttaccTATTTATAAATACAGCCTGTTtcagacataaaataaaaacacaattaagaTACCCACCTGATAACCTACAGATTCCTCCAGTTTTATGAACTAATTATTGTTTAGAGCTAATGACTGTCCTCAACTAATGACACTGTATGAATACTTCTCAGTTGAGTGATCCATACAACCAATTGTAATCAGTTTCTGCCATCAGAGACTTCTTCACAAGAAGTTAGAATGCTACAAGTCCAAAGGGTAATATACAAACACATCGGCCCTGTTCTTGATCTCAGTTATAAATGAGCATCCTCAAACCAGCCTTTCACTATTACCCCAAACCCACCTCATTCCCCACCACTCCCAAGCCTAAGAACTTG contains these protein-coding regions:
- the SLC25A36 gene encoding solute carrier family 25 member 36, encoding MSQRDTLVHLFAGGCGGTVGAILTCPLEVVKTRLQSSSVTLYISEVQLNTMAGASVNRVVSPGPLHCLKVILEKEGPRSLFRGLGPNLVGVAPSRAIYFAAYSNCKEKLNDIFDPDSTQVHMISAAMAGFTAITATNPIWLVKTRLQLDARNRGEKRMGAFECIRKVYQTDGLKGFYRGMSASYAGISETVIHFVIYESIKQKLLEYKIASTMENDEESVKEASDFVGMMLAAATSKTCATTIAYPHEVVRTRLREEGTKYRSFFQTLSLVVQEEGYGSLYRGLTTHLVRQIPNTAIMMATYELVVYLLNG